The following nucleotide sequence is from Streptomyces brevispora.
CCGTCCTTGGCTACGACCTGGCCTCCAAGGTGTTGCGCGACAAGCGGTTCCAGAACTCCGCGCTGCGGCTGATGGAGGAGTTCGGCATCACCGCCGGCCCCGTCCACGACTTCCGGGCCCGCAGCATCATCATGCTGGAGGGCGACCCGCACCTTCGCCTGCGTGTGCCGCTCGCCCGCTTCATGAGCCCGGTGACGGTCAGGAACACACGCGACGTGCTTCGCTGGATCGTGGAGTCGATCAACGCCGATCTCGACGACTCGGCGCCCGTCGACTTCTACCGGGGCGTCGCCCAGCGCATCCCGTCGCTGGTCTACTGTCACCTCGCGGGCGCGCCCGCGAGCGACGCGCCCCAGGTGCAGAGCCTGTCCGAGCGCACGCTGTCACTGCTCACCAGAGACCGCAGCCTGACCCCGGTGATCGTGGAGGCCTACGACGAGCTCTTCGCCTACCTCGCCGGCCTCATCGCCAGGAAGCGAGCCGAGGGGCTGGGCGACGACATGCTGTCGTACCTCATCTCCCTCGGCGACGAAGGCAAGCTGACCGAGCAGGAGGTTCTGACCGAGGCGACCTCGATGCTCGAGGCGAGCTCCGTCAACACCGCGCACCAGGTCGGCCTGGTCGTCTGGACCCTGCTGCGTGACCGCGAGGCCTGGCAGCGGATCGTCGCCGATCCGGAGCTGATACCCGCAGCGGTCGTCGAGAGCCTGCGGCTCTTCCCGCGCACCGGCGTGGTGAGCAAGATTGCCGTCGAGGACGTCGAACTGGAAGGCACCGTCATCCCCGAGGGTAGCGACGTGCACGTGGCGGTCTGGTCCGCCAACCGTGACCCGGAGAGGTTCGAGCGCCCCGAGGAGTTCGACCTCGACCGGGAGCGCAACCAGCCGCTCACCTTCAGCACCGGTTCCCATAACTGCCTGGGGCAGGGGCTGGCCAAGGCCGAGATGGAAGAGGTGGTGCGCCACCTGGCCGAGCACTACCCGGACGCCCGGGTCGTCGAGGACGCCACACGTATCGGCCAGGCGGGCGGCCGGTGGCTCGTCGACAGACTCACCATCCACCTGAAGCCGTGAGGGGCCGGACAAATGACCAGGAGCACATCCTCGTTGACGGAGACGTTCGCCGCTCACTGGGCGGACATCGCCTTCCAGGACCTGCCCGACGACGTGGTCGTGGGAGTCAAGGACCACATCCTCGACACGCTCGCCGTCGCGATGCTCGGTGCGACCACCGCCGAGGCGACCAGTGTGATCGACGCGCTGGCGGGGATCCAGGACACCGCGTCGGGCTCTCTCGTGTGGGGCACCGGCATCAGGCTCACGCCTGCCCAGGCAGCCCTCGCCAACGGCACGTCGGCGCACGCTCGCGACTTCGACGACGGAGGCGGGCCCGGACACGCCGGCTCGACCGTGCTGCCGGCCGCGATCGCCACGGCCGAGGCGGCGGGTGCCTCCGGACGTGACCTCATCACGGCCACCGTCGCCGGGTACGACATCGGCTACCGCGCCCTGGGGGCCCTGGGCGGTTTCGCCGCGCACACCGACCGCGGCTGGCATTCCAGCGGCACGATGGGCAGTATCGCCGCGGCTGCCGCGGCTGCGAAGTCCCTCGGGCTGGACGCGCAGCAGTTCGCCGATGCGCTCGGCATCGCCGGCTCCTTCACGGGCGGCGTGTG
It contains:
- a CDS encoding cytochrome P450 — protein: MNATATFDPFSPDAGTHQGGALDGHALVQGDYGTAVLGYDLASKVLRDKRFQNSALRLMEEFGITAGPVHDFRARSIIMLEGDPHLRLRVPLARFMSPVTVRNTRDVLRWIVESINADLDDSAPVDFYRGVAQRIPSLVYCHLAGAPASDAPQVQSLSERTLSLLTRDRSLTPVIVEAYDELFAYLAGLIARKRAEGLGDDMLSYLISLGDEGKLTEQEVLTEATSMLEASSVNTAHQVGLVVWTLLRDREAWQRIVADPELIPAAVVESLRLFPRTGVVSKIAVEDVELEGTVIPEGSDVHVAVWSANRDPERFERPEEFDLDRERNQPLTFSTGSHNCLGQGLAKAEMEEVVRHLAEHYPDARVVEDATRIGQAGGRWLVDRLTIHLKP